AATTCTTTTTTATTTAAAAATAGTGAAATCCCCAAAGTCATGTATTACAAAGAAAATTTGATGCAATTCGCACTGCTGGGAGGGGCCGGCTCGCGGGAGAGTGATTTCTTTCTGGAAGAGGTCATTATGCCTTTGGCGGAGCATGATCGCCGCTATAATGACTGCATAATGCAGACGCTTTCTTCTGTCGCTGAGAATGTAAGTTTGGAACAAGCCGCGCAAAAACAAAATGTCCACGTTAATTCTGTACGCTACAGGCTGCAAAAAATCAAGAATATATGCGGACTTGATTTTTTCAGTCAGGCGGAAAAATATGTAATAATAACAGCATACATGATCTATCAGAACAGAGACAAATATCGTTATTAGCAGGGAAATATGAACTATAAAAGGGGACGGACTTTTGCCCGTCCCCTTAAACTGCTTTGTATCGGAGCCCTCCTCTATTAGAGGAAGAAGCCCTTGATCTTGAGTCCGTCGGCAACGCGTTTGATGGCGACGAGGAAAGCCGCGCGGCGCATCTTCACGTTGTGCTCCTGAGCATAGTCCCAGACTCTCTTGAAGTTGTCCTTCATGATCGGGACGAGACGGTTGTTGTATTCTTCCTCGGTCCAGAAGAATCCGGCGAGGTCCTGTACCCACTCAAAGTATGAGCCGATGACTCCGCCGCTGTTGGCGAGGAAGTCAGGTACGACGATGATGCCGCGCTCGTCAAGGATCTTGTCGCCTTCGGGACGCGTCGGTCCGTTGGCGCCTTCGACGATGTATTTGCACTTGAGTTTGCCGGCGTTCTTTTCGCTGATGACGCCTTCAAGGGCGCAGGGTGAGAGGACGAGGCATTCCTGCTCGAGGATATCTTCGCCGCTCATCTTCACGAGGCCGGGTTCCGTGTATCCGTCGAGGATGCGTTTCGGGTGCTTCTCGACATAGGCCTTCGCGGCTTTGATGTCGATCCCGTTCGGGTTGTAGTAGCCGCCGGTGATGTCGCTGATACCGACGATCTTCGCGCCGGCTTCCTGGAGGAAGAGGGCGTTGTAGGTCCCGACGTTGCCGAAGCCCTGCACGATGATGGTGGCGTCTTTAGGATCGATGTGCTGCGTCTTGAGCAGTTCGAGCACGCAGGTCGAAACGCCGAGTCCGGTTGCCGCCGTGCGGCCCTTTGATCCCCAGTAGGCGATCGGTTTGCCTGTTACGACGCCGGGCTCGAGGTGGCCGCGGAGTTTGGAGACGGTGTCCATGATCCAGACCATTTCGGGGCCGCCGGTGTTGACGTCGGGAGCGGGAACGTCAGTCCAGTCGCCGATGAAGGGAGCGATGCGGGCTGCGAATGTGCGGGTCATCATTTCGCGCTCACGCGGTGAGAGCTCGAAGGGATCCACGGAGATTCCGCCCTTGCCGCCGCCGTAAGGAATACCGGCGAGCGAGCACTTCCAGGTCATAAGGCTGGCAAGCGCTTCGCACTCTTCAAGGTTGACGTCCGGGTGGAAGCGAAGTCCGCCCTTGGCGGGTCCGCAGACTGTCGAATGCTGTACGCGATAACCGTTGAATACTCTTACCGAGCCGTCGTCCATCTGGACGGGGACGGAGACGCAGATTGCGCGCTCTGGACGGCTGAGGACTTCGACGAGACCGTCTTCAAGTCCCATCTCTTCTGCTGCGTCATAGAAATTCTGCAACGCTGTGTGGAGAAGTACGTTGGTGGAAGTACGTTTCTGTACGGCCATACAAAAAACCCCCTTAGTATTTTTGTCCCTTGCGGGACGGTAACTTTAAAATTGTACCCTTCGCAGGACAAATTTTATCGTACATAACTATTGTATTCCTGATTAGTTTTTCCGTAAAGGGGCTGCAAATAAGGTTATATTTGTGAATTCCAGAAAATAGTATAGAATTTATATAATTTCGCGCCTAAACTTAGAGAAAAAAGGAGCTATTTGGCTTTATGAACAAAAAACCCTAAAAAAATAACCTCACAAGTATGACGGCGACTATGAGGCCCGGAAGCATGTTCATTACCCGTATTTTCATAAAGCCGAGCAGGTTGATGCCGATGCCCATGAGCATAAGCCCTCCCGTCGCGCTCATTTCCGTTACCGCCGCTTCGGACATAAAGGGCTGTATCCATCCGGCCGCCAGGGTCAGCAGTCCCTGATAGAGAAAGACGGGGACGGCGGAAAAGATCACGCCAAAGCCGAGCGAGGCCGCCATTGCCACGGAGGTGAGGCCGTCGATGAGCCCCTTTGCGAGGAGCAGCGAGGGGTATCCGCCGAGCCCCTCTTCAAAGGCTCCGAGCACCGCCATCGAACCGGTGCAGTAAATGAGGCTTGTCGTTATAAATCCCGTTGAGAATCCCTTCGCGCTGTCTCCGATGCGGTTTTCGAGCTTCATGCTCGCCGCTTCGAGCGCTCCTTCGAGATCCATCAGTTCGCCTATAAGCGAACCGAGGGCGATGCTGGCGATGACCACCAATGGCTGTTGTGTCTTTATTGCCATGCCGACGCCGAGCGTCACGACAAAGAGCGCCATTCCCTGAACCGGCAGCTCCATTATCTTTGCCGGGATTTTTTTGCGGAGAAGAAGTCCCGCGAGGGCCCCGCATACGATAAAAACAGCGTTGGCGATGCTTCCGAAAAGTGGTATAGAGCTAAATAATTCCAAAATAAATTCCCCGCTTTCATCCTCGCTATTATATAGCATAAAGGCGGGTGCGCGGGGAATGGTCAGTTATTTGGGCAAGAGTCCTTTTTCTTTGAGGATTTCGACAATACGCTCTCTGGCGGCCCTGACGGCTTCGTCGATGAGTTCAGGCTTGTGGGCGGCAATGTATTCGGCCGCTTTTCCCGTGCCTCCTCCGAGCGCCAGATCGTTATATAGGCCGCCGACCAGCTTCTCAATCGATTCCGGCACAGAGATATACTTTTCTGGGTCACGGCTGTGCAGGGAACTTTCCAAAACCTGGAAAAGTCCGGCGAGGTTGTTCGTGTCGACCGACATCTCACCGGCAAAGTTCTCCGCGTCTGAACCGTTGTCGAAGACATCCGCCGCGGCGGCTCGCCCCCCGTCTATTCTCGTTACGACCCATACGCGTTTGCGCGGGCTTTCGTTCATAAGATCCCCTCCTTAAAAGCGTTGCTTGGTATCTAATATAAAAAATAATGAAATTGCGCGGAGGGTAAAAATAACGGCAACGGGCCGCCATTTTGCCTATTTTATACGGCCCGTTTGACTTTGCCGGGTTTGGCGCTAAGCTATGTATTCGTAAATATGAAATTTAAAGAAGAGGTCATTACGATGCTTATAGATTTTGAAAAGATCGCGGCAAGTGTGATCCACAATTTTTACGGTGGCGAAAAGGAGACCGAGGCGCGGATGTTTTTTGACGGAACGAACCGCATCGCCTACAGCACGCTTGCGCCCGGTGCTTCGGTCGGAATGCACCTCCATGATAACGGCAGCGAGATTGTCTATGTACTTAAGGGCAGGGGGATGGCTCTCTATGACGGTGGCACGGAGGAACTCTCTCCTTGGCTCTGTCACTATTGCCCCAAGGGGCATTCACATAGTATCGTCAATGACGGCAGTGAAGAACTGATCTTTCTATCCGTCGTGCCGCGCCAGTGATCCTCTGCCGCCGATATTCCGGCGTGTTTCGATTGCTTATAGCAAGCGTCTGAGAAAATATTATATTCTCAGACGCCGTCTGCGGCTTTCGTCCCGGCAGAAACGCACGTTAGGCAACACTCAAAGCGAAAGAATATTACGAACAGGGATACACAACGGCGGCTCAACCACTGTTAGTGAACATAACCGCAGGGAGCAAAGATCTGATCCGACCGCCTAGCAGTCCCATCAAAGGAGGCCTCTCAAATAATGAGAGGCCTCCGGCTCGATAAGAAAAATCTAGCTATCTATTAGCCACCGTATACATATTGTTAGCGGTAGCTATGCCTAAAATAGCCAACAGGCGATCCGCAACATAATCACGGTCGTTGTAGGGTGCATGATATAGTGACGTAGTGCTGTCCTGTTCACGGGCGGAGACATTAACCACTACCGGCATATCTTCATCCTGCCACGCGGCGGTATCGGTCCTGGGGCGTCCGACATATTTGGCTTGCCCCGTGCTCGTTGGAGTGCTCATTGTAATAGTAGCTCCGGGGTTGACATCAGAAGCATCCTGTCCCCAAGGGTGATGTCTGCCCTGGCTGGAATCCAGAAGTTCATCTACAAGCGGGGCTAAACCGGCTGACATACTAGTTGAAAGTGTGATCTCGCCGTGTCCTTTGCCGAAAGTAGCGTCTGTGTGGAATACAGCCTTAACTTTCTCTCTGCCGTTGGCCGCAAACCATGCGGCTGCTTTTTTCGCGCCATTCATACCTGATTCTTCCGCTCCGTCAAGAATAAAGACCAAGCTGCGCTTGGGTTTATTTCCGGCGGCCGCCATCATGGCAGCGTAACGAGCCGCGATCATATTCGCCGTACTGCCGCCTCCGTTGTCAGCCGCACCTGCGGTCATATACGGGCCCACGAAACCACAGTGGTCAAAATGGGTCATATAGATTACATACTCGTCGGGAAGTTCGCTTCCTCGGACTACTCCAACAACATTCATGGCTTTAGCATCTACACGGCTCTGTGCTTCAGTCGTAATTTCAATTTCGATCCGATCATCAAAATTAAAGGAATTTGTTGCGATCGATGCGTCATAATTCTTATCATACGGGCTGTTTAAGGCTCCTACCGTGCTGTCGGGGCCTTTAAAAAGATCGGCCGTCGCCTGGTAAAGGAACTGTGGGTAGTCTGGCACGTCGCCCTTCCCGTCGCCAAAATTCTTCATGGGGACGCTGCGAACCGGGCCGTTGCCGTCCTTATTTGGGCTCTTAACAGCTTTTGCGCGGGTAATGAGGTCGGTAAGCGTGTGCTTGGCACCTCCTGAAGCCGCCTCGATCTCAAGCTGTTTTGCAAAGAGGTCGTTTAGTAATCTGCTGTCGCCGGTACCGTTGGTGTATGTGGTTTCACTAAGCGTGCCGTCTTTTGTATTGCGCCCGATACTGCCGACCAAGGCAATCTGGAACACATTATCGCCTACCGGCGGCTGATAGCGGATGTTGGGGTTGGCAACCATCTGATTGTAAAGCACCCCTGCGGCTTTCCTCTGTCTGGCAACTCCAATTTTGACATAATGTTCGTCATGGCGGATCCAATCGTTGCCCACGGTGTATTTATACTCCTCAGCCTCAAGGGCGCCGCCTAAAATCGGAGTAGGCCGGTAATCCACATTGCTTAAAGAATTGGGAGTGGCGTTCCTGAAAATTACGACACGGTCGGCAACGTCCAGAAGCGTTTTATTCGGAATGTCATTAGCGGGATCGGATCCGGAATCCCATGTCAGCCCGGCATACTCGTTAAAATCGTTGCGATATACAGTGGCCGGATTGATATGTTTAAATTCAGTGTTAGCATAGACATTCGCCGCGGTGGCATCAATACCATAACCCAGGAAGGTTAATTTACTTCTG
The window above is part of the Cloacibacillus evryensis DSM 19522 genome. Proteins encoded here:
- a CDS encoding cupin domain-containing protein → MLIDFEKIAASVIHNFYGGEKETEARMFFDGTNRIAYSTLAPGASVGMHLHDNGSEIVYVLKGRGMALYDGGTEELSPWLCHYCPKGHSHSIVNDGSEELIFLSVVPRQ
- a CDS encoding M20/M25/M40 family metallo-hydrolase, which translates into the protein MSKLLRQIVFLVLMGVLVAVSGGCGGGSDSKYPVVNADGAILPKDPTNWTAAEKSAWINQGTLLLDQMVSTEFRGRMAGDIGYEQAAMWAATNFKAWGLEPLDGSYFQDFNISYSMPINKSPVIKILVDGKVWKSTENGDYIDDEFVKDIMSAHGTNTGTVRSKLTFLGYGIDATAANVYANTEFKHINPATVYRNDFNEYAGLTWDSGSDPANDIPNKTLLDVADRVVIFRNATPNSLSNVDYRPTPILGGALEAEEYKYTVGNDWIRHDEHYVKIGVARQRKAAGVLYNQMVANPNIRYQPPVGDNVFQIALVGSIGRNTKDGTLSETTYTNGTGDSRLLNDLFAKQLEIEAASGGAKHTLTDLITRAKAVKSPNKDGNGPVRSVPMKNFGDGKGDVPDYPQFLYQATADLFKGPDSTVGALNSPYDKNYDASIATNSFNFDDRIEIEITTEAQSRVDAKAMNVVGVVRGSELPDEYVIYMTHFDHCGFVGPYMTAGAADNGGGSTANMIAARYAAMMAAAGNKPKRSLVFILDGAEESGMNGAKKAAAWFAANGREKVKAVFHTDATFGKGHGEITLSTSMSAGLAPLVDELLDSSQGRHHPWGQDASDVNPGATITMSTPTSTGQAKYVGRPRTDTAAWQDEDMPVVVNVSAREQDSTTSLYHAPYNDRDYVADRLLAILGIATANNMYTVANR
- a CDS encoding Glu/Leu/Phe/Val family dehydrogenase; protein product: MAVQKRTSTNVLLHTALQNFYDAAEEMGLEDGLVEVLSRPERAICVSVPVQMDDGSVRVFNGYRVQHSTVCGPAKGGLRFHPDVNLEECEALASLMTWKCSLAGIPYGGGKGGISVDPFELSPREREMMTRTFAARIAPFIGDWTDVPAPDVNTGGPEMVWIMDTVSKLRGHLEPGVVTGKPIAYWGSKGRTAATGLGVSTCVLELLKTQHIDPKDATIIVQGFGNVGTYNALFLQEAGAKIVGISDITGGYYNPNGIDIKAAKAYVEKHPKRILDGYTEPGLVKMSGEDILEQECLVLSPCALEGVISEKNAGKLKCKYIVEGANGPTRPEGDKILDERGIIVVPDFLANSGGVIGSYFEWVQDLAGFFWTEEEYNNRLVPIMKDNFKRVWDYAQEHNVKMRRAAFLVAIKRVADGLKIKGFFL
- a CDS encoding DUF554 domain-containing protein produces the protein MELFSSIPLFGSIANAVFIVCGALAGLLLRKKIPAKIMELPVQGMALFVVTLGVGMAIKTQQPLVVIASIALGSLIGELMDLEGALEAASMKLENRIGDSAKGFSTGFITTSLIYCTGSMAVLGAFEEGLGGYPSLLLAKGLIDGLTSVAMAASLGFGVIFSAVPVFLYQGLLTLAAGWIQPFMSEAAVTEMSATGGLMLMGIGINLLGFMKIRVMNMLPGLIVAVILVRLFF